In Methylomagnum ishizawai, one DNA window encodes the following:
- a CDS encoding uroporphyrinogen-III synthase: MVATGPLAGRTLLVTRPADQAEGLCALIEAAGGRAWRWPLLEIVPVGDAAPALALLNREDWDWLVFVSANAVRCAAGLQSWTRRGLGSTRIAAVGAATAQALAETGMRVDLIPKPQFNSESLLATPEFTQVLGTRILIVRGAGGRELLARTLAERGAETAYAEVYQRRCPQTDATALIEAWRKGGVDMALATSGEVLAHLMDLLGEAGPELAARTPLAVIGGRIAQHARERGWRRLIVAEPASDSGIVAAIIGFYREGGIRRDPPGLP, from the coding sequence ATGGTGGCGACCGGACCACTCGCGGGCCGTACCCTCCTGGTGACCCGTCCGGCGGATCAAGCCGAAGGTTTGTGCGCGTTGATCGAAGCCGCCGGGGGCAGGGCGTGGCGCTGGCCGTTGCTGGAGATCGTGCCGGTCGGGGACGCCGCCCCGGCGCTCGCCCTGTTGAACCGCGAGGACTGGGATTGGCTGGTTTTCGTCAGCGCCAATGCCGTGCGGTGTGCGGCCGGTTTGCAGTCCTGGACCCGGCGCGGCTTGGGTTCCACGCGGATCGCGGCGGTCGGCGCAGCCACCGCCCAGGCGCTGGCCGAAACCGGAATGCGGGTAGACCTGATTCCCAAACCGCAGTTTAATAGCGAGTCGCTGTTGGCCACCCCCGAATTCACCCAGGTTTTGGGCACGCGCATCCTGATTGTGCGCGGTGCCGGCGGGCGCGAATTGCTGGCGCGGACCTTGGCGGAACGTGGTGCCGAAACGGCCTATGCCGAAGTCTATCAGCGGCGCTGCCCCCAAACCGATGCCACCGCCTTGATCGAAGCGTGGCGGAAGGGCGGCGTCGATATGGCGCTGGCGACCAGCGGTGAAGTCCTGGCCCATCTGATGGACTTGCTGGGCGAGGCTGGCCCCGAACTCGCCGCCCGAACGCCCCTGGCCGTGATCGGCGGGCGCATCGCGCAACACGCCCGCGAGCGGGGATGGCGGCGGCTGATCGTGGCGGAACCGGCCAGCGATAGCGGCATTGTCGCGGCAATCATCGGCTTTTATCGGGAAGGGGGAATCCGGCGCGATCCGCCCGGTCTTCCATAA
- a CDS encoding ABC transporter ATP-binding protein yields the protein MSQSVILFEGVGKKFRRSLASAALYGLQDCARALVGRKPPERLREQEFWALRDVSFAAGRGECIGIIGPNGAGKSTLLKLVDREYRPDTGRIATRGAVKSLVRLGAGLQPLLTGRENIYLKCAELGLGKRETDAVLDRIAGFAGLEKSLDAQVKHYSDGMYARLEFSIATCVPMDILLIDEVLAVGDIAFQMRCLERLDQLKRLGTTILFVSHSEMNVRQIADRCLLLFDGEALAFGTTDVLFLKYYESLGFVQRALKPLGLAPEPPAVSSDVASIARLAVAGGIAGLPKARTGGALTLTVDYTAKAPVERAALVLEFRGAADLLMATLDSALNGAVVALAGRGRLRVVVPFLGLAAGVYRIAGGFRRDGAWLGYGPDLLRLTVEQGGDVETSGLFALRADIEALD from the coding sequence GTGTCCCAGTCCGTCATCTTGTTCGAGGGGGTCGGCAAGAAATTCCGCCGTTCCCTTGCCTCCGCCGCGCTGTATGGCCTACAGGATTGCGCCCGCGCCTTGGTGGGCCGGAAACCGCCGGAACGGCTGCGCGAACAGGAGTTCTGGGCTTTGCGCGATGTCTCGTTCGCCGCCGGACGCGGGGAATGCATCGGCATCATCGGCCCCAACGGCGCGGGCAAAAGCACCCTACTCAAATTGGTGGACCGCGAATATCGCCCGGATACGGGCCGCATCGCCACCCGAGGCGCGGTCAAGTCCCTGGTCCGGCTGGGCGCGGGACTGCAACCCTTGCTGACCGGGCGCGAAAACATCTATCTGAAATGCGCCGAACTGGGCCTCGGCAAGCGCGAAACCGACGCCGTGCTGGACCGGATCGCCGGTTTCGCCGGACTGGAAAAATCCCTCGATGCCCAGGTCAAGCATTATTCCGACGGCATGTACGCCCGGCTGGAGTTTTCCATCGCCACTTGCGTGCCTATGGATATTCTGCTGATCGACGAGGTGCTGGCGGTGGGCGATATCGCGTTCCAGATGCGCTGCCTGGAACGGCTGGACCAACTCAAGCGCCTGGGGACCACGATCCTGTTCGTCTCCCATTCCGAGATGAACGTGCGGCAGATCGCCGACCGCTGCCTGCTCCTGTTCGATGGCGAAGCCTTGGCGTTCGGGACCACCGATGTCCTGTTCCTCAAGTATTACGAATCCTTGGGGTTCGTCCAGCGGGCGCTCAAGCCCTTGGGATTGGCACCGGAACCGCCCGCCGTTTCAAGCGATGTGGCGTCCATCGCCCGCTTGGCGGTGGCGGGCGGGATTGCCGGTTTGCCCAAGGCGCGGACCGGCGGGGCTTTGACCTTGACGGTGGATTACACGGCCAAGGCTCCGGTGGAGCGGGCCGCGCTGGTGCTGGAATTCCGGGGCGCGGCGGATTTGCTGATGGCGACCCTCGATTCCGCGCTGAACGGCGCGGTGGTGGCTTTGGCCGGACGGGGACGCTTGCGGGTGGTGGTGCCGTTCCTGGGGCTTGCGGCGGGGGTTTATCGGATCGCGGGCGGTTTCCGGCGGGACGGCGCATGGCTGGGCTATGGCCCGGACCTGCTGCGTTTGACGGTGGAGCAGGGCGGCGATGTGGAAACTTCCGGGCTGTTCGCCCTCCGCGCCGATATCGAGGCGCTGGACTAA
- a CDS encoding heme biosynthesis HemY N-terminal domain-containing protein: protein MKRKIIFSSVALLLAIGLIVAAYRWLVAHGNAGYVIIGINQWVLETSLYVMVVTTVLGFVAFYIALRLISKALSLPQALKQRSHEQRGRRSQEALITGLLETTEGQWEKAERNLIRHAADSGLPLINYLTAARAAHSRGAHEQRDEYLNLARQAVPKAELAVALTRAELQLSTKQFDQALESLTHLNQIAPSHAAVLRLTHQLYEQMEDWEALHRLIPALHKNKVLMEAEIHRLEADTYAALLRRRAETRDAMQLRELWAHIPQHIRGLTSLESLYCAAMIESGAGTEVEELLRLALGRDWNETLLVLYGCIQMADTEGQLHHAETWLELHPRDPVLLRVLGKLALRIKQRDKARDYIRGSLDIEPSVEAYQLMGDLLFAQKDYVAASNYYRNGLMFASNEAVAAIEEEQQEAAVAESAEVSATPAET from the coding sequence GTGAAAAGAAAAATCATCTTTTCGTCGGTCGCGCTCCTGCTCGCCATCGGCCTGATTGTGGCGGCCTATCGTTGGTTGGTGGCGCATGGCAACGCGGGCTATGTCATCATCGGGATCAACCAATGGGTGTTGGAAACTTCGCTGTATGTGATGGTGGTCACCACGGTGCTGGGCTTCGTGGCCTTCTACATCGCGCTGCGCCTGATTTCCAAAGCCCTGAGCCTCCCGCAAGCCCTCAAACAGCGCAGCCATGAACAACGCGGCCGCCGTTCGCAGGAAGCCTTGATTACCGGCTTGCTGGAAACCACCGAGGGCCAGTGGGAAAAAGCCGAGCGCAACCTGATCCGCCATGCCGCCGACAGCGGCCTTCCGCTCATCAATTACCTGACGGCGGCGCGGGCGGCCCATTCCCGCGGTGCCCACGAGCAGCGTGACGAATACCTGAACCTCGCCCGCCAAGCCGTGCCCAAGGCCGAATTGGCCGTCGCCCTTACCCGCGCCGAACTGCAATTGTCCACCAAGCAGTTCGACCAAGCCCTGGAATCCCTGACCCATCTCAACCAGATCGCGCCCAGCCATGCGGCGGTGTTGCGGCTCACCCATCAGCTCTACGAGCAAATGGAGGATTGGGAGGCGCTGCACCGGCTGATTCCGGCCCTGCACAAGAACAAGGTTTTGATGGAGGCGGAAATCCACCGCTTGGAGGCCGATACCTATGCCGCCCTGTTGCGCCGCCGTGCCGAAACCCGCGATGCCATGCAGTTGCGCGAACTGTGGGCGCATATCCCCCAGCACATCCGCGGACTGACCAGCCTCGAATCCCTGTATTGCGCCGCCATGATCGAGTCCGGGGCCGGGACGGAGGTCGAGGAGTTGTTGCGGCTGGCCTTGGGCCGGGATTGGAACGAGACCTTGCTGGTGTTGTATGGCTGCATCCAGATGGCCGATACCGAAGGCCAGTTGCACCATGCCGAAACCTGGCTGGAACTGCATCCCCGCGACCCCGTGTTGCTGCGGGTGCTGGGCAAGCTGGCCCTGCGGATCAAGCAAAGGGACAAGGCCCGCGACTATATCCGCGGCAGCCTGGATATCGAACCCAGCGTCGAAGCCTACCAACTCATGGGCGATTTGCTGTTCGCCCAGAAGGACTATGTCGCCGCCAGCAATTATTACCGCAACGGCCTGATGTTCGCGTCCAACGAAGCCGTGGCCGCCATCGAGGAAGAGCAGCAGGAGGCTGCGGTGGCCGAATCCGCCGAAGTGTCCGCGACGCCTGCCGAAACCTGA
- a CDS encoding uroporphyrinogen-III C-methyltransferase, whose amino-acid sequence MSATEPSAGTAEPEAVAKPAAPDGPTRKTRSMAWVGYIILLAVLVIAAGGWYLLKELRSRQEGLGGQLSNKDQQLQNVVQQLSALQAEMAALHSQITTAQTQVVTEDSKVERELGEQATRLNDRIDLTRNEIGGAVQAIQRQLNRSRGDLMVADAEYLLSIANQKLHLVGDVKAVLAALEAADQRLHDSGDPAVFKVREALAEEIGLLKKMDAPDVVGLSAQLLALENKAKKLPLFLPHAGTIKEHAGNAPEATGEHGSALEDIKGLVTVRHANRPIEEILEPAQAEALRQILLLKLETTRAALLRGDETLYKTSLASASDWLKEHFDTGVPATQEVADELNGLAAHDLSVPLPDISQSLTLLRNIERLRLEAEENLGKPKPPATPEPKPAEPPKPAADESEEDADEPGAQP is encoded by the coding sequence ATGTCGGCCACCGAACCCTCCGCCGGCACCGCGGAGCCGGAGGCCGTGGCCAAACCCGCCGCGCCGGATGGCCCGACCCGAAAGACCCGCAGCATGGCGTGGGTGGGCTATATCATCTTGTTGGCCGTGCTGGTGATCGCGGCGGGTGGTTGGTATTTGCTCAAGGAACTGCGTTCCAGGCAGGAAGGCTTGGGCGGGCAATTGAGCAACAAAGACCAGCAACTCCAGAACGTGGTCCAGCAATTGAGCGCCCTGCAAGCGGAAATGGCCGCGCTCCACTCCCAAATCACCACCGCCCAGACCCAGGTCGTCACCGAGGACTCCAAGGTCGAGCGCGAACTCGGCGAACAAGCCACCCGCTTGAACGACCGCATCGACCTGACCCGCAACGAAATCGGCGGGGCCGTGCAGGCCATCCAGCGCCAGCTGAACCGCAGCCGGGGCGATTTGATGGTGGCCGATGCCGAATATCTTTTGAGCATCGCCAATCAAAAGCTGCATCTGGTCGGCGATGTGAAGGCGGTACTGGCCGCGCTGGAGGCGGCGGACCAACGCTTGCATGATAGCGGCGATCCGGCGGTATTCAAGGTGCGCGAGGCGCTGGCCGAGGAAATCGGCCTGCTCAAGAAGATGGACGCGCCCGATGTGGTCGGCCTGTCCGCACAACTGCTGGCCTTGGAGAACAAGGCCAAGAAGTTGCCCTTGTTCCTGCCCCATGCGGGCACGATCAAGGAGCATGCCGGGAACGCCCCCGAGGCCACGGGTGAACACGGGTCGGCCTTGGAAGATATCAAAGGCTTGGTCACTGTGCGCCATGCCAACCGCCCGATAGAGGAAATCCTCGAACCCGCCCAGGCCGAAGCCCTGCGCCAAATCCTCCTGCTCAAGCTGGAAACCACCCGCGCCGCCTTGTTGCGCGGCGACGAAACCCTCTATAAAACCAGCCTCGCTTCGGCCAGCGATTGGCTCAAGGAACATTTCGATACCGGCGTCCCGGCGACCCAGGAAGTCGCGGACGAGTTGAACGGCTTGGCCGCGCACGATCTCAGTGTGCCGCTGCCGGATATCAGCCAGTCCCTGACCCTGCTGCGCAATATCGAACGGCTACGGCTGGAAGCCGAGGAAAACCTGGGGAAACCCAAACCGCCAGCCACTCCAGAGCCGAAACCCGCCGAACCGCCCAAGCCCGCCGCAGATGAATCGGAAGAGGACGCCGATGAACCGGGAGCGCAGCCGTGA
- the hemC gene encoding hydroxymethylbilane synthase has product MPNPIRIATRKSPLALWQAEHVATRLKAAHPGLEIELVKLVTRGDKILDAPLAKVGGKGLFVKELEQGIFEGTADLAVHSMKDVPAELPEGLHLAAILEREDPRDAFVSLRHASLAALPSEARIGTSSLRRQCQLKLLFPGCRTEVLRGNVETRLAKLESEGYDAIILAAAGLKRLGLAGRITELLEPETSLPAVGQGAIGIECRRDDARINALLGVLHHPATAIRVAAERAFNTRLDGGCQVPIAGYAELSGDTLRLRGLVGSPDGGVVVRGESTGNCAAAEPLGIALADELLARGADRILRDLYG; this is encoded by the coding sequence GTGCCAAACCCGATCCGCATCGCCACCCGTAAAAGTCCGCTCGCCCTCTGGCAGGCCGAGCATGTCGCCACGCGCTTGAAAGCGGCCCATCCCGGCCTCGAAATCGAGCTGGTGAAGCTGGTCACCCGTGGCGATAAGATTCTCGACGCCCCGCTCGCCAAGGTCGGCGGCAAGGGCTTGTTCGTCAAGGAATTGGAGCAGGGCATTTTCGAGGGGACCGCTGACCTGGCGGTGCATTCCATGAAGGACGTGCCCGCCGAATTGCCGGAAGGGCTCCACCTCGCTGCCATCCTGGAGCGCGAAGACCCCCGCGACGCCTTCGTCTCGCTACGCCACGCCTCCCTTGCCGCATTACCGTCCGAGGCACGGATCGGCACTTCCAGCCTGCGCCGCCAGTGCCAGCTCAAATTGCTGTTTCCCGGTTGCCGGACCGAAGTCCTGCGCGGCAATGTCGAAACCCGGCTCGCCAAACTGGAAAGCGAGGGCTACGACGCCATCATCCTCGCCGCCGCCGGTTTGAAACGGCTGGGCCTCGCGGGGCGCATCACCGAACTCCTCGAACCCGAAACCAGCCTGCCCGCTGTCGGCCAGGGCGCTATCGGCATCGAGTGTCGGCGCGACGATGCGCGGATCAACGCGCTGTTGGGTGTCCTGCACCATCCGGCCACGGCGATCCGCGTCGCCGCCGAGCGGGCTTTCAACACCCGGCTGGACGGCGGCTGCCAAGTGCCCATCGCGGGCTATGCCGAATTGTCGGGCGATACCCTGCGCCTGCGCGGTTTGGTGGGTTCTCCCGATGGTGGTGTCGTGGTCCGGGGCGAAAGTACCGGGAATTGCGCCGCGGCGGAACCATTGGGGATCGCGCTGGCGGATGAATTATTGGCGCGGGGGGCCGACCGCATCCTCCGGGATTTGTACGGCTGA